A genomic region of Staphylococcus roterodami contains the following coding sequences:
- a CDS encoding aminodeoxychorismate/anthranilate synthase component II, whose protein sequence is MILVIDNYDSFTYNLVDIVAQYTDVIVKYPDETDVLKQTVDAIIISPGPGHPLDDQQLMKIIETYQQKPILGICLGAQALTCYYGGEVIKGNKVMHGKVDTFIIKTENNSLLYEGVPEQFSIMRYHSLISNPDNFPEELKITGRTEDCIQSFEHNERPHYGIQYHPESFATDYGVKIITNFINSVKGGR, encoded by the coding sequence ATGATTTTAGTTATAGATAATTATGATTCATTTACTTATAACTTAGTTGACATTGTCGCCCAATATACTGATGTCATTGTAAAGTATCCTGACGAAACTGATGTCTTAAAACAAACAGTAGATGCAATTATAATTTCACCAGGTCCAGGGCATCCATTAGATGATCAACAGTTGATGAAAATTATAGAAACATATCAGCAGAAGCCAATTTTAGGGATATGTTTAGGTGCTCAAGCACTTACATGTTATTACGGCGGAGAAGTCATTAAAGGTAATAAGGTTATGCACGGAAAAGTTGATACTTTTATTATTAAAACTGAAAATAATAGTTTGTTATACGAAGGTGTACCAGAACAATTTTCGATTATGAGATACCATTCATTAATAAGTAATCCTGATAATTTTCCAGAAGAATTGAAAATTACTGGACGTACCGAAGATTGTATACAGTCATTTGAACATAATGAACGACCACATTATGGTATTCAGTATCATCCTGAATCATTTGCTACAGACTATGGTGTCAAAATAATTACAAATTTTATTAATTCTGTAAAAGGAGGGCGATGA
- the trpD gene encoding anthranilate phosphoribosyltransferase: protein MSLLTRIKTESILHESDIKELIEILISPSIGTDIKYELLSNYSEREIQQQELTYIVRSLINTMYPHQPCYEGSMCVCGTGGDKSNSFNISTTVAFVVASAGVKIIKHGNRSITSNSGSTDLLNQMRISTTSVDDTPKQLDEKNLVFIGATESYPIMKYMQPVRKMIGKPTILNLVGPLINPYHLTYQMVGVFDPTKLKLVAKTIKDLGRRRAIVLHGANGMDEATLSGDNLIYELTEDGEIKNYTLNATDYGLKYAPNSDFKGGSPEENLAISLNILNGKDQSSRRDVVVLNAGLSLYVAEKVDTIAEGIELASTLIDNGVALKKYHQMRGE, encoded by the coding sequence ATGTCGTTACTAACAAGAATAAAAACTGAATCGATATTACACGAAAGTGATATTAAGGAGCTAATTGAAATACTTATTTCACCTAGTATTGGAACGGATATAAAATATGAATTGCTAAGTAATTATTCAGAACGAGAAATTCAACAACAAGAATTAACATATATCGTAAGAAGTTTAATTAATACGATGTATCCACATCAACCTTGTTATGAAGGTAGTATGTGTGTTTGTGGTACAGGTGGAGATAAATCAAATAGCTTTAATATCTCGACAACTGTTGCATTCGTTGTGGCAAGTGCAGGTGTAAAAATAATTAAACATGGTAATAGAAGTATTACGTCAAATTCGGGCAGTACAGATTTGTTAAATCAAATGCGAATTTCCACAACAAGTGTGGACGATACGCCAAAACAATTAGATGAAAAAAATCTTGTATTTATTGGAGCAACTGAATCATATCCAATCATGAAGTATATGCAACCAGTTAGAAAAATGATTGGAAAGCCTACAATATTAAACCTTGTGGGTCCATTAATTAATCCATATCACTTAACGTATCAAATGGTAGGCGTCTTTGATCCTACAAAGTTAAAGTTAGTTGCTAAAACGATTAAAGACTTAGGAAGACGACGTGCGATAGTATTACATGGCGCAAATGGGATGGATGAAGCAACATTGTCTGGCGATAATTTAATATATGAATTGACTGAAGATGGAGAAATCAAAAACTACACATTAAATGCGACTGATTATGGTTTGAAATATGCGCCGAATAGCGATTTTAAAGGCGGTTCACCTGAAGAAAATTTAGCAATCTCACTTAATATCTTGAATGGTAAAGATCAGTCAAGTCGTCGTGATGTTGTCGTACTAAATGCAGGTTTAAGCCTATATGTTGCAGAGAAAGTGGATACCATCGCAGAAGGCATAGAACTCGCAAGCACTTTGATAGATAATGGTGTAGCTTTGAAGAAATACCATCAAATGAGAGGTGAATAA
- the trpC gene encoding indole-3-glycerol phosphate synthase TrpC, which produces MTILEEIVEYKQSLLQNGYYQDKLNTLKSVNIQNKKSFIGAIEQEPKLAIIAEIKSKSPTVNDLPERDLSQQISDYEQYGANAVSILTDEKYFGGSFERLQELTTKTTLPVLCKDFIIDPLQIDVAKQAGASMILLIVNILSDKQLRELYEYATSQNLEVLVEVHDREELERAHKINPKLIGVNNRDLKHFVTDVTHTNIILENKQPNHYYISESGIHDTSDVRKILHSGIDGLLIGEALMRCDNLSEFLPQLKMQKVKS; this is translated from the coding sequence ATGACAATTTTAGAAGAAATTGTTGAATATAAACAGTCACTTTTACAAAATGGCTATTACCAAGACAAGCTTAACACCTTAAAAAGTGTGAACATTCAGAATAAAAAATCTTTTATAGGTGCAATTGAACAGGAACCAAAGTTAGCAATTATTGCAGAAATTAAATCAAAGAGTCCCACAGTAAATGATTTACCCGAACGAGATTTATCGCAACAAATTTCTGATTATGAACAGTACGGGGCAAATGCAGTTTCAATTTTAACAGATGAAAAGTACTTTGGAGGGAGTTTTGAACGTTTACAAGAATTAACAACAAAAACGACACTTCCAGTATTATGTAAAGACTTTATTATAGATCCGCTTCAGATTGACGTTGCTAAACAAGCTGGCGCATCTATGATTTTACTTATCGTTAATATCTTATCGGATAAACAATTGAGAGAGTTATACGAATACGCTACTTCCCAAAATTTAGAAGTATTAGTGGAAGTTCATGATCGTGAAGAATTAGAACGTGCTCATAAGATTAATCCTAAATTAATTGGTGTTAATAATAGAGACTTAAAACATTTTGTAACTGATGTCACACATACAAATATTATTTTAGAAAATAAACAGCCGAATCATTATTATATTTCAGAAAGCGGTATTCATGATACCTCTGATGTAAGAAAAATCTTGCATAGTGGTATCGATGGCTTACTAATAGGTGAGGCGCTTATGCGTTGCGATAACCTATCTGAATTTTTACCACAACTAAAAATGCAAAAGGTGAAATCATGA
- a CDS encoding phosphoribosylanthranilate isomerase, giving the protein MKLKFCGFTSIEDVIAASQLTIDAIGFIHYEKSKRHQTITQIKKLASVVPDYIDKVCVMVNPDLTTIEQVLINTSINTIQLHGTESIDFIKEIKKKYPSIKIIKALPADVNIIQNINKYKGFVDLFIIDTPSVSYGGTGQTYDWTILKHIKDIPYLIAGGINSENIQTVNQLKLSHQGYDLASGIEVNGRKDIAKMTAIVNIVKGERENE; this is encoded by the coding sequence ATGAAATTGAAATTCTGTGGCTTTACATCAATTGAGGATGTTATAGCGGCAAGTCAACTAACTATTGATGCGATAGGTTTCATCCATTATGAAAAAAGCAAAAGGCATCAAACAATTACCCAAATAAAAAAGTTAGCGTCTGTTGTGCCAGACTATATCGATAAAGTATGTGTCATGGTAAATCCTGATTTAACAACAATTGAGCAGGTATTAATCAATACGTCAATTAATACAATTCAGTTACACGGCACAGAATCTATTGATTTTATAAAAGAAATTAAAAAGAAGTATCCAAGCATTAAAATCATTAAAGCTTTACCTGCAGATGTAAACATAATCCAAAACATAAATAAATATAAAGGTTTCGTAGATTTATTTATTATCGACACACCTTCAGTATCGTATGGTGGTACGGGTCAAACGTATGACTGGACTATTTTGAAGCACATCAAAGACATACCTTATTTAATTGCAGGAGGCATTAACTCTGAAAATATTCAAACAGTTAATCAACTTAAATTATCACATCAAGGTTATGATCTTGCATCAGGTATAGAAGTAAATGGGCGAAAAGATATAGCCAAAATGACAGCAATAGTAAATATTGTGAAAGGAGAAAGGGAAAATGAATAA